The following DNA comes from Pseudosulfitobacter pseudonitzschiae.
CACAATCGTGCGCTGTTGCGCGGGGTTATCGCCTCGGGCAACCGGAATTTCGGTGCCACCTATGCAATGGCCGGTGATGTGATCGCCGCCAAATGCGCGGTGCCGGTGCTGTATCGTTTTGAACTGGCGGGAACCGACGGGGATGTCGACCGCGTGACACATGGATTGGACAGGTTTTGGAAAACGCAACTCTCGACCGCGAGCTGACCGACAGCGCGCCCGCACGGGCGGTGCCTTTGGAATGGCAGGGGCTGGATTATCACGCGCTGAACGCGATGCTGAACCTGTACGACGACAACGGGCACATCCGGTTTGACGCCGACCGCATGGCCGCGCGGCAGTATTTCTTGCAGCATGTGAACCAGAACACCGTGTTCTTTCATTCGCTGGACGAAAAGCTGGATTATCTGGTGGCCGAAGGGTTCTACGAAGACAGCGTGCTGACCCAATATGACCGTCCGTTCTTGCACCGCATCTGGGCGGCGGCCTTTGCCAAGAAGTTCCGCTTTTCGACGTTTCTGGGCGCGTTCAAATATTACACCAGCTACACGCTGAAAACGCTGGACGGAAAACGGTACCTTGAACGGTTCGAGGACCGTGTGGTGATGGTGGCGCTGGCCTTGGCGCGTGGCAGTGAAGACGATGCCATGCGTTTGATGGAAGAGATTATCGACGGGCGTTTCCAACCCGCGACGCCGACGTTTCTGAACGCGGGCAAGGCGCAGCGCGGCGAGCTGATTTCGTGTTTTCTGCTGCGGCTTGAGGACAATATGGAAAGCATCGGGCGCGGGATCAATTCGGCGCTGCAACTGTCGAAGCGCGGTGGTGGCGTAGCGTTGATGCTGACGAATATCCGCGAACACGGCGCGCCGATCAAAGGCATCGAAAATCAGTCTTCGGGTGTGATTCCGGTGATGAAGCTGCTGGAAGACAGTTTTTCCTATGCCAACCAGCTGGGCGCACGACAGGGGGCGGGGGCGGTTTACATGAACGCGCACCATCCCGACATTTTGCGGTTCCTGGACACCAAACGCGAGAATGCGGACGAGAAAATCCGCATCAAGACGCTGTCGCTGGGTGTGGTCGTGCCCGATATCACCTTCGAGTTGGCCAAGAAGAACGAAGATATGTACCTGTTTTCGCCGCATGACGTGGAAAAGGTGTACGGCGTGCCGCTCTCGGATATTTCGGTGACCGAGAAATATCACGAGATGGTGGCCAACCCCAAGATACGCAAGAAAAAGATCAACGCCCGTGCGTTTTTCCAGGCGGTGGCCGAGATCCAGTTCGAATCGGGCTATCCCTACATCATGTTCGAAGACACTGTGAACCGCGCCAACCCCATCGAGGGGCGCATCGCCATGTCGAACCTGTGTTCGGAAATCTTGCAGGTGAACGAGGCTTCGCAGTTCAATGACGACCTGAGCTACCAGCACTTGGGCACCGATATTTCGTGCAATCTGGGGTCGCTGAACATTGCCCGCGCGATGGACGGCGGCAATCTGGGTGGTACGGTCGAGGTGGCGATACGGGCGCTGAATGCTGTATCGGAACTGTCGTCGATAGAGTCCGTGCCATCGGTGCGGCGCGGCAATGACGAAAGCCATGCCATCGGGCTGGGCCAGATGAACCTGCACGGGTTTCTGGCGCGCGAACGCATTCACTATGGCAGTGTCGAGGGCGTGGATTTCACCAACATTTATTTCGCCACCGTACTGTTCCACTGTCTGCGCGCATCGAATGCGCTGGCGCGTGAACGCGGGCGCAGTTTTGCAGGCTTTGCGCAGTCGCAATATGCCGATGGCAGCTTTTTCGACAAATACGTCGAACGCGATTGGCTGCCCGAAACGGATAGTGTGACGGCCTTGTTTGACCGGTTCGGCGTTGCGCTGCCGACGCGTGCGCAGTGGTCTGAATTGCGCGATGCGGTGATGGCCGACGGGCTGTTCAACCGCAATCTGCAAGCGGTGCCGCCGACGGGGTCGATCAGCTATATCAATAATTCGACCTCGTCGATCCATCCGATCACGTCCAAGGTCGAAATCCGCAAAGAGGGCAAGATCGGGCGCGTCTACTATCCGGCGGCATTCATGACCAACGACAACCTTGAGTATTACAAGGATGCCTATGAAATCGGCCCCGAGGCGATCATCGACACCTATGCCGCAGCCACGCAGCATGTGGATCAGGGGCTGTCGCTGACCCTGTTTTTCAAGGACACCGCCAGCACCCGTGACATCAACCGTGCCCAGATCTATGCGTGGAAAAAGGGCATCAAAACAATTTATTACATCCGCCTTCGCCAGATGGCGCTGGAAGGAACCGAGGTGCAAGGCTGCGTCTCTTGTTCGCTGTGAGGACCGCAATGAAAGACATGATACATGCCCGCCCCGTGCCACGTGCGATCAACTGGAACCGTTTGCAGGACGACAAGGATCTGGAAATCTGGAACCGTCTGACGGTGAATTTCTGGCTGCCGGAAAAAATGCCGCTGTCGAATGACATTCAAAGCTGGTCGCAACTGACCGAGGAAGAACAGCGGCTGACGATCCGCGTGTTTACCGGCCTGACGCTGCTGGATACGATCCAGAACACCGTGGGTGCGCCTGCGCTGATGGCTGATGCGGTCACGCCGCATGAAGAGGCCGTTTTGACCAATATCGCCTTTATGGAAGCGGTTCATGCGCGGTCTTATTCGTCGATATTCTCGACGCTGTGTTCGACCGCCGAAGTGGACGAAGCGTTTCGCTGGTCAGAGGAAAACGCGCAGTTGCAGCAGAAATCACGGCTGATCCTGGATGAATACGACGCCACCTCGAACCCGCTGCGCAAGAAGGTCGCCAGCGTGTTTCTGGAAAGTTTCCTGTTCTATTCCGGTTTCTATCTGCCGATGCACTGGTCCAGCCGTGCGCGACTGACCAACACCGCCGATCTGATCCGGCTGATTATCCGCGACGAAGCGGTGCATGGCTATTACATCGGCTACAAATTCCAGCGTGCGATGGAACGGCTGACCGAGGCCGAACGGGCAGAGATGAAGGACTTTGCCTTTTCGTTGATGTTCGAGCTGTACGAGATTGAAACGCGATATACCGAGACGCTGTATGACCCGCTGGGGCTGACCGAGGATGTGAAAAACTTCCTGCATTACAATGCCAACAAGGCGCTGCAAAATCTGGGTTTCGAGGCGCTGTTTCCCGAGGAATTGTGCAAGGTGAACCCCGCGATCATGGCAGCCCTCAGCCCGAATGCGGACGAAAACCACGACTTCTTTTCCGGCTCGGGATCGTCCTATGTCATTGGCAAGGCGGTCGCGACCGAAGATGCGGATTGGGATTTTTGACGCAATCGCCGCCGGTTACTCGGCGGCGATTCCATTTTGCGCGGTCGGGACATAGTTCAGGACTGGCGCAAGCCAGCGTTCCATATCCTCCATCGTCATACCCTTGCGGTTGGCATAGTCCTGCACCTGATCCCGCTCGACCTTGGACACGCCAAAATAATAACTGTCGGGATGCGCGATATAGAGGCCCGAAACCGATGATCCGGGCCACATTGCCATGCTTTCCGTCAACTCGACGCCGGTTGCGGCCTCGGCGTCCATCAGGCTGAACAGAGTCAGTTTTTCGGTGTGGTCCGGCTGCGCCGGATAGCCGGGAGCGGGGCGGATGCCTTGATAGGGTTCACCGATCAGCTCGTCGGGGGCAAAACCCTCGTCGGGGGCATAGGCCCAATAGTCGCGGCGCACGCGCTGGTGCAGCATTTCGGCCATGGCCTCGGCAAAACGGTCGGCCAGAGCCTTGACCAGAATGGCGGAATAGTTGTCGTTCTGGGTGTCGAAGCGTTTGGAAATCTCGGCTTCTTCGGCGCCTGCTGTTACCACGAAGCCACCGACCCAATCGTCGGTGCCTGCGGGAGCCACGAAATCGGCGAGTGCCATGTTGGGGCGTCCCGGTCGCTTGGCGTGTTGCTGGCGCAGGGTGTGCAGGGTGGTCAGCGGGTTTTTGCGCGTGTTGTCGGTGAACAGCTTGATGTCGTCGCCTTGGGCATTTGCGGGCCAAAAGCCGACGACGGCGCGCGGGCCGAACCATTTTTCGTCAATGATCCGCTTCAGCATGTCCTTGGCATCGACAAAGAGCGCGCGGGCCGCTTCGCCCTGCTTCTCGTCTTCGAGGATTTTCGGATAGACGCCTTTCAGCTCCCAGGTGCGGAAGAACGGTGTCCAGTCGATGTATTCCGCGATTTCAGCCAGATCCCAGTCGTCGATTGTCTTGGCACCGGTGAATTTGGGCGCGGGCACGGTGTAATCGCTCCAGTCGATCTTCATCGCATTGGCGCGCGCCTCGGCCAGTGGCACGCGTTTCTTGGCGCGTTCGGCACGTTCGTGGCGCTCGGTCACTTCGATATAATCGGATTTGATTCCATCGACATAGGCGGCCTTGCGATCCTCGCTGAGCAACTGGCTGACCACGCCCACCGCGCGGCTGGCATCCAGCACATAGATTGCCTGCCCACGGGTGTAGCGCGGGGCGATCTTGACGGCGGTATGCACCTTGGACGTGGTGGCACCGCCGATGAGCAGCGGGATGTCGAAGCCTTCGCGCTCCATCTCGGCGGCCATGTGGGCCATCTCGTCAAGGCTGGGCGTGATCAGGCCGGACAAGCCGATGACGTCGACATTTTCATCGCGGGCGATTTGCAGGATCTTTTGCGGCGGGACCATCACGCCAAGATCGATGATCTCGTAATTGTTGCAGGCCAGAACGACGCCGACGATGTTCTTGCCGATGTCATGCACGTCGCCCTTGACCGTGGCCATCAGAACCTTGCCTGCGGTTTCACGACCGACACCGCCGTTCAGGCGCTTTTCTTCCTCCATATAGGGCAGCAGGATCGCGACGGCCTGTTTCATCACGCGGGCCGATTTGACCACCTGCGGCAGGAACATCTTGCCCGCGCCGAACAGGTCACCAACCACGTTCATTCCGGCCATCAACGGGCCTTCGATCACATGCAGAGGACGTTCTGCTTGCAGGCGCGCCTCCTCGGTGTCGGCTTCGATGAATTCGGTGATGCCGTTGACCAGCGCGTGTTCCAGCCGCTTTTCGACGGTCCAGTCGCGCCATGCCAGATCGCGCACCTTTTCCTCGCGCGCGCCGCCGCGAAAGCGTTCGGCAATTTCCAGCATCCGTTCGGTCGCGTCGTCGCATCGGTTAAGCACCACATCTTCGCACCGTTCGCGCAGGTCGGGGT
Coding sequences within:
- the nrdI gene encoding class Ib ribonucleoside-diphosphate reductase assembly flavoprotein NrdI, with the translated sequence MGGLIYFSSRSENTRRFIDRTGLAALRIPVDDADAMPVSDGPFVLVTPTFADGQGRGAVPKQVIRFLNIAHNRALLRGVIASGNRNFGATYAMAGDVIAAKCAVPVLYRFELAGTDGDVDRVTHGLDRFWKTQLSTAS
- the nrdE gene encoding class 1b ribonucleoside-diphosphate reductase subunit alpha, which codes for MLNLYDDNGHIRFDADRMAARQYFLQHVNQNTVFFHSLDEKLDYLVAEGFYEDSVLTQYDRPFLHRIWAAAFAKKFRFSTFLGAFKYYTSYTLKTLDGKRYLERFEDRVVMVALALARGSEDDAMRLMEEIIDGRFQPATPTFLNAGKAQRGELISCFLLRLEDNMESIGRGINSALQLSKRGGGVALMLTNIREHGAPIKGIENQSSGVIPVMKLLEDSFSYANQLGARQGAGAVYMNAHHPDILRFLDTKRENADEKIRIKTLSLGVVVPDITFELAKKNEDMYLFSPHDVEKVYGVPLSDISVTEKYHEMVANPKIRKKKINARAFFQAVAEIQFESGYPYIMFEDTVNRANPIEGRIAMSNLCSEILQVNEASQFNDDLSYQHLGTDISCNLGSLNIARAMDGGNLGGTVEVAIRALNAVSELSSIESVPSVRRGNDESHAIGLGQMNLHGFLARERIHYGSVEGVDFTNIYFATVLFHCLRASNALARERGRSFAGFAQSQYADGSFFDKYVERDWLPETDSVTALFDRFGVALPTRAQWSELRDAVMADGLFNRNLQAVPPTGSISYINNSTSSIHPITSKVEIRKEGKIGRVYYPAAFMTNDNLEYYKDAYEIGPEAIIDTYAAATQHVDQGLSLTLFFKDTASTRDINRAQIYAWKKGIKTIYYIRLRQMALEGTEVQGCVSCSL
- the nrdF gene encoding class 1b ribonucleoside-diphosphate reductase subunit beta; translated protein: MKDMIHARPVPRAINWNRLQDDKDLEIWNRLTVNFWLPEKMPLSNDIQSWSQLTEEEQRLTIRVFTGLTLLDTIQNTVGAPALMADAVTPHEEAVLTNIAFMEAVHARSYSSIFSTLCSTAEVDEAFRWSEENAQLQQKSRLILDEYDATSNPLRKKVASVFLESFLFYSGFYLPMHWSSRARLTNTADLIRLIIRDEAVHGYYIGYKFQRAMERLTEAERAEMKDFAFSLMFELYEIETRYTETLYDPLGLTEDVKNFLHYNANKALQNLGFEALFPEELCKVNPAIMAALSPNADENHDFFSGSGSSYVIGKAVATEDADWDF
- the metH gene encoding methionine synthase yields the protein MTRYLRLSGLEPFVLTPDIPFVNVGERTNVTGSARFRKLITNRDYAAALDVARDQVENGAQIIDINMDEGLIDSKAAMVEFLHLVASEPDIARVPIMIDSSKWEVIEAGLQCVQGKSVVNSISMKEGEDAFRHHARLCLAYGAAVVVMAFDEDGQADTCERKTQICERAYRILVDEVGFPPEDIIFDPNVFAVATGIEEHNNYGVDFIEATRWIRQNLPHAHVSGGVSNLSFSFRGNDTVREAMHAVFLYHAIQAGMDMGIVNAGQLAVYDQIDPDLRERCEDVVLNRCDDATERMLEIAERFRGGAREEKVRDLAWRDWTVEKRLEHALVNGITEFIEADTEEARLQAERPLHVIEGPLMAGMNVVGDLFGAGKMFLPQVVKSARVMKQAVAILLPYMEEEKRLNGGVGRETAGKVLMATVKGDVHDIGKNIVGVVLACNNYEIIDLGVMVPPQKILQIARDENVDVIGLSGLITPSLDEMAHMAAEMEREGFDIPLLIGGATTSKVHTAVKIAPRYTRGQAIYVLDASRAVGVVSQLLSEDRKAAYVDGIKSDYIEVTERHERAERAKKRVPLAEARANAMKIDWSDYTVPAPKFTGAKTIDDWDLAEIAEYIDWTPFFRTWELKGVYPKILEDEKQGEAARALFVDAKDMLKRIIDEKWFGPRAVVGFWPANAQGDDIKLFTDNTRKNPLTTLHTLRQQHAKRPGRPNMALADFVAPAGTDDWVGGFVVTAGAEEAEISKRFDTQNDNYSAILVKALADRFAEAMAEMLHQRVRRDYWAYAPDEGFAPDELIGEPYQGIRPAPGYPAQPDHTEKLTLFSLMDAEAATGVELTESMAMWPGSSVSGLYIAHPDSYYFGVSKVERDQVQDYANRKGMTMEDMERWLAPVLNYVPTAQNGIAAE